A single region of the Vicia villosa cultivar HV-30 ecotype Madison, WI linkage group LG4, Vvil1.0, whole genome shotgun sequence genome encodes:
- the LOC131597326 gene encoding uncharacterized protein LOC131597326 codes for MENYDKWDHSNCMSHMIINHSIPEAFRGTICEEITSANDFLPEIEKRFAESDKVETSTLLQSLISIKYKGKGNIRKYIIEMSNIASNKLKAQKLELSDDLLVHLVLIHLLAQFGQLKINYNWQKERESTKWTNLYRKFKDKLHDGGPYDNGASMQGLS; via the coding sequence ATGGAAAATTATGACAAGTGGGATCACTCCAATTGCATGAGTCATATGATCATAAACCACAGCATTCCAGAGGCATTTAGGGGTACTATATGTGAAGAAATAACAAGTGCCAACGATTTCCTTCCAGAAATTGAAAAGCGCTTTGCTGAAAGCGATAAAGTGGAAACAAGCACACTTCTTCAAAGCTTGATTTCTATAAAGTATAAAGGCAAAGGAAACATAAGAAAGTATATTATAGAAATGTCTAATATTGCTTCCAACAAACTTAAGGCACAAAAGCTTGAGTTATCAGATGACTTACTCGTGCATTTGGTGTTAATACATCTTCTCGCACAATTTGGTCAATTGAAGATAAACTACAATTGGCAAAAGGAGAGAGAGAGTACAAAGTGGACAAATCTTTATAGAAAATTTAAGGACAAACTCCATGATGGCGGACCCTATGACAATGGGGCTTCCATGCAAGGCCTTTCATGA
- the LOC131597327 gene encoding uncharacterized protein LOC131597327, which produces MENYDKWDHSNCMSHMIINHSIPEAFRGTICEEITSANDFLPEIEKRFAESDKVETSTLLQSLISIKYKGKGNIRKYIIEMSNIASNKLKAQKLELSDDLLVHLVLIHLLAQFGQLKINYNWQKERESTKWTNLYRKFKDKLHDGGPYDNGASMQGLS; this is translated from the coding sequence ATGGAAAATTATGACAAGTGGGATCACTCCAATTGCATGAGTCATATGATCATAAACCACAGCATTCCAGAGGCATTTAGGGGTACTATATGTGAAGAAATAACAAGTGCCAACGATTTCCTTCCTGAAATTGAAAAGCGCTTTGCTGAAAGCGATAAAGTGGAAACAAGCACACTTCTTCAAAGCTTGATTTCTATAAAGTATAAAGGCAAAGGAAACATAAGAAAGTATATTATAGAAATGTCTAATATTGCTTCCAACAAACTTAAGGCACAAAAGCTTGAGTTATCAGATGACTTACTCGTGCATTTGGTGTTAATACATCTTCTCGCACAATTTGGTCAATTGAAGATAAACTACAATTGGCAAAAGGAGAGAGAGAGTACAAAGTGGACAAATCTTTATAGAAAATTTAAGGACAAACTCCATGATGGTGGACCCTATGACAATGGGGCTTCCATGCAAGGCCTTTCATGA
- the LOC131597328 gene encoding uncharacterized protein LOC131597328, with protein sequence MIINHGIPEAFRGTICEEITSANDFLPEIEKRFAESDKVETSTLLQSLISIKYKGKGNIRKYIMEMSNIASNKLKAQKLELSDDLLVHLVLIHLLAQFGQLKINYNWQKERESTKWTNLYRKFKDKLHDGGPYDNGASMQGLS encoded by the coding sequence ATGATCATAAACCACGGCATTCCAGAGGCATTTAGGGGTACTATATGTGAAGAAATAACAAGTGCCAACGATTTCCTTCCAGAAATTGAAAAGCGCTTTGCTGAAAGCGATAAAGTGGAAACAAGCACACTTCTTCAAAGCTTGATTTCTATAAAGTATAAAGGCAAAGGAAACATAAGAAAGTATATTATGGAAATGTCTAATATTGCTTCCAACAAACTTAAGGCACAAAAGCTTGAGTTGTCAGATGACTTACTCGTGCATTTGGTGTTAATACATCTTCTCGCACAATTTGGTCAATTGAAGATAAACTACAATTGGCAAAAGGAGAGAGAGAGTACAAAGTGGACAAATCTTTATAGAAAATTTAAGGACAAACTCCATGATGGCGGACCCTATGACAATGGGGCTTCCATGCAAGGCCTTTCATGA